The following is a genomic window from Blattabacterium cuenoti.
CTTAGAAAATTCTAAATATTTAAACATATTTAAAATTAAATCAATAACTTTTTGAAATTCTTCAAATAATTGATTTTCTGTACAAAATATATGCGCATCATCTTGTGTAAAACACCTTGTTCTTGTTAATCCTTGAAGTTCTCCACTTTGTTCATAACGATAAACTGTTCCAAATTCTGCGAAACGTTTAGGTAAATCTTTATAAGACCATTGTTGATATTTATATACTTCGCAATGATGAGGACAATTCATTGGTTTAATAATAAATTCCTCATTTTTATCAGGTGTTTTAATAGGCTGAAAACTATCTTGTCCATATTTACTCCAATGTCCACTTGTAATATATAATTTTTTACTTCCAATATGCGGTGTGATAATCATTTCATAACCAAATTTTTGTTGAATTTTAGATAAAAAATTTTCTAGATTTTTTCTTAAAATTACTCCTTTTGGTAACCACATTGGTAACCCTTGTCCAACATTATTAGAAAATATAAAAAGTTTTAATTTTTTTCCTATTTTTTTATGATCAATTAATAATGGATCGATCGATATCGAAGATTTATTCATAAAAAGATAGTAAAAGTTACGTTTTTTTTAATCATATGTATCATAAATAAAAATTTATGATAATAATAAATAAAACATTGAAGCAAAAATACTTCCAAAAATAGATCCTAATATAGGAATAATTGCATAATTCCAATTACTACTTTTTACTTTATCATTAATTGAAATCAATGAATATACAATTCTCGATCCTAAATCACGAGCAGGGTTAATAGCATAACCTGTCGGGCCACCTAAAGATAACCCAATTCCTAAAACAATTATCGATGCAGAAAAAGATTTTAAATACCATACTAAATCAGGATTTGTATGATCAATAGAACCAGATTCATCTGTTAAATGTAAAATTAAAAATATAAATATAAAACTAGTTAAAAATTCGCTCAATAAATTATAAAAAAAATTCCTTATGGCAGGAATTGTAGAAAAAACAGATAATTTACATTCTTGATTATCAGTTTCTAAAAAATGATTTCTATATAATATCCATACCATAAATGCACCTAACATCGATCCAATAAATTGAGAAATAATATAACGTGGAACTAAGTTCCACTGAAATTTTCCTACTAATGCTAAACTTATTGTTACTGAAGGATTTAAATGAGATCCACTATATGGATAAGAAACTAAAGAACTCATAAAAACGGCTAATGACCAACCAATTGTAATCATTAACCATCCTCTATATTTATCATTTCCTTTAGTTTTAGATAGAAGAACATTAGCAACCACTCCATTACCTAAAAAAACCAAAATCATGGTTCCTATAATTTCAGAAAGTATGTTATTCATTGCAACATATTATTTTATTACAAATTAATAAAAAAAATTTTTTCCAGAAGACCATGAACGAGTTGTTTTAACTGCTCTTTTCCATCCTTGTATTCTTTCTAATCTACTAGACATTTCTTTTGGTTTAAAAATACGTTCTAATTGCCATTGATTTTGAATATCTTTTAAACTACTCCAATAATTGACTGCTAATCCAGCTAAATAAGCAGCACCTGCTGCAGTTAATTCAGATATTTTTGATTTAACAACTCTAACATTTAGTATATCAGATTGAAACTGCATTAATAATTTAT
Proteins encoded in this region:
- a CDS encoding MIP/aquaporin family protein — translated: MNNILSEIIGTMILVFLGNGVVANVLLSKTKGNDKYRGWLMITIGWSLAVFMSSLVSYPYSGSHLNPSVTISLALVGKFQWNLVPRYIISQFIGSMLGAFMVWILYRNHFLETDNQECKLSVFSTIPAIRNFFYNLLSEFLTSFIFIFLILHLTDESGSIDHTNPDLVWYLKSFSASIIVLGIGLSLGGPTGYAINPARDLGSRIVYSLISINDKVKSSNWNYAIIPILGSIFGSIFASMFYLLLS